The DNA segment GTCCATATTGATACTCTGTGAAAAGTTTCATTTGCCTTTTTTCTCCGTTCGTAAAACCACTCTCCCAACTTTTCTTGGATGAAATCTAACATTCTTAAAATAGACATTTCTCTCTCTTTTAGTAAAATGGAATTCATTGATTCTACCATATTTGTTGTTAGCATATCATAACGTCGCCGTGGGAACCACGATCGAGCCCATCTTTCTGGAGGCTCTTCCATTATGTAATTGTATGTTTCCTTGTCAATACTTTTGAGTTGGGACATTAACTGATTAAAATCTTCACATTTGTATGACCTTGCAgcactttgaaaaagatttattaccgtagcttttgcatgtctttgctttaaatttttctcaaagTGATAGAGGTAGATACCATGGTGAGTTTCAGGAAATTTTTTTCTAATCCCATTTGCAATCGATTGGTTTCTATCTGACAAGAAAACCAATTCACGACGGACTTGAATTGATTTTCTCATTTCCTCGAAGAACCAAATGTATTCCTCATTGTTTTCTGATTCTGCTACACCAAAACATAGAGGAAAGATTTGATTGTTTGCATCCTTTGATACATCAACAAATAGAACACCACGATATTTGGACTTTAAAAACATTGCATCTACTGCAATAACGGGTCTACAGTAGGACCAACCAGCTACTGATGCCGCATGAGCAAAGAACATGTAAGCAAATCTGTACAGTAAAACACAAAAAAACAAATCATAAGGTATGAAGTTTTTCAAATAGGAACATTTGAAACTTCAGGCTGATGGTTAGTATTGTTTTGCTTACCTATTATGTGTATCTCTTTTTATGCTTGTGTACGTTCCTGGATTTTTGCACACCATCATGTGTAGGTATGAAGGAAGAATCTGGTAGTTCTCTTCAGGTGTTCCCCTTATGCAAGCAACAACTTTTTGAATAGCACGTCATGCCTTGTGATAACCAATGTcaattccaaatttctttttcatttcattttctacaaaggATGGTGTAACCTCTATATTTTTGTCTCGAACAAGTTCTATAATTTgttcacttataaaatttgatgTAGCATGATTCTGATATGATTTTCTTGCATCAACCGAGCATTCATGGATGTTATGATATTTTATCACCCTGAATAGTGTGGAATTTTTTATTCTGGTAGCACGTACATTCCAACCACATTTGTCCACGATGCATTTCAGCTAGTATCTCTTTGAACATGATCTAACAACAGTGAATTCAACTTTTTGGTTTATCTCCAAGCTGCAGAAAAATTtagtcatgttttgtttgttctAAAAAATTGATCCAACTCTTACTTCCTTAGGCAACGCATCGTGCCTAAGTATTTTACATGGTGGAGATTCTTTCAGCTTTCTCCTTactctttttcttgatttctgaGAAGCAGAAGAACTTTCAGCAATTTCTTCAATTCTATCTGATGTTATCGGTATAAGctccatgtttacttcatcttcgTTGTTGCTTATCATTGCAGAAGGTAACAAAAAGCTTTGTTGGATTGTGTGTTGGTTGTCAATTTGCATTATTagttgtccttcttcttcttggtcaTCGACAAACTGGTTTGAATTTATTGGAGGAGGGGTAATTGTTGCAGCATTATATATTCTGAAGCAGCTGTAATGTTAGAAGGTTGTTGCTCGTTGTCTACTTCCATTATTGGTTGTCCTACTTCATGTTGATAATCAGCAAAAGGTTCTGAATCTATCGCATATGCAAGAGATTGTTTGAATGCTACAGATTCTGAAGGTTGTATTTTTTCGATGATGAAATGGCAATTCTTGTAGGATGAATCAGTTGTAAGCAAATGTATACAGATACTGAGTTCTTCATTAGAAGTtacaagcattcctttgcttgtatttagtttgatatcaaaccatacttttagtgcatatctggttgaatcaatatttgcaacttcaCTAATTTTCTTCAGGAAAGTAATGAATGGTATGTGCTTATTAAGTAGAACAAGTTTTGTATCATGATCCAAGTATTCATCCTGCAGATCCATGTTTAGTGGCAAGTATTAGGAAAGTGAACAAACGAATTTTTAGGCATCTTCTGttgaaattttttggaaaaagatgTATGACATAATTAATGAATCGTGCACAGAAACCTTTAGCTTATTAAGtgcagaagtttttagaaataagcttaataacttcagcatatcaactgaagttttttttttgaaaaagctatATGACAGGGATTCATAAATGCAgggaaaaaaacttcagctcattaagtgttgaagtttttagaaatgaactaaataactttagcacattgggctgaagttttagcaaatgaattcAACAAACTTGAGCATGTTTCAGCATTAATTGCATAGTATACAGGAGTAACCTACACAATTAAAGTAGTAATTATATTTGTGTTAGGGGTATGTGTTAGTGTAATAATTATATTTTTCCTATATAAGCATGCTATTCCTTGTGAGTTTATTCACTCAAACACATATATTTTAGCAGacataaaatacaaaaaggagaaaaatgaatgcTGTCATCAGGCAAATAGTGGAAGAAATCAAACAAGACATTATAGAGGCTTTTGAGCTGAAACTGGATGAGCTCATAGAGAAGTACGACAGGGAGTTGGAAGAAATTAACAACAAGCTTGATACGCTTGTGATGTATGCAAGATTTGATAATCTTGCTGATGAAGATGCTCGTCCATCTGGTAgtgacgacgacgacgacgacgatgatgatatggacgattagtttttcattttgttatttatgttatttatgtaatttaatttatcttttttgatgtttaatgaaatatttagtttttgttttaagtttttttttttgcgtttttttaatattaattctaTTCAAACTCGAAAAATAGCAGAGGAAATGAACTATATAACTTCAGCAGGAATTAACAAAAACTAATCCGAATATTAagcattttttggtatgaagttttttcaaaaattcataataaaatacatagtgtttgatgaaaacttcaagcatgaactaaaaattatttttaaacttagaaaataacagagcaattaacaaaaacttatccgaaaattacatattgcacGACAAAATATTAAGTATTTTTAGCAGATGaactaaaaaaacttcagcaaacaaaaaattatatgaaaaatGTTTTACATATTCCTGAAAACATAagcattttttggtatgaagtttttccaaaaaatgataataaaatacatagtgcgggaggaaaacttcagctccattAGCCGAAGGTTTTACAGATTAACTAAAGAACTTCAGCAcctgtgctgaagttttttgtgcaatatgaaatttaatttgatgttttattattttttacccAGTGTAATAGGAAAACTTCAGCAGGAAGAGCTGAAGTTTTCAAATATTAACTAAAATATTTCAGCACTTAtgccgaagttttttgtgcaatatgaaattttaatttatgttttatttttttacccAGTGTAATATGCAAACTTCAGCTTTTAAATATTAACAAAAAAACTTTAGGACCTATGCTGAAATTTTTTGTGcataggtgttttaaatattaaaacactcatataatgttttaatataattttttcttcGTTGTGTTATTTGCCAACTCGTTTTGCTGAATTTTTTAgatatgaactaaataacttcagtttGTTTCGGCATATTTGTTGGATTAGAATGTTAGAATTCACCGTCAAACAGATTTAGAATGCAAATTCAGCATATCAGCGAAGTTCGTCAAACaacttcaatcaatcaatcaatcagaaaacatataattcaaaaactattttgaattctcgatatgaatttgaatacttacaatgtatttgaatttgaatttggaatttgaatctgGTTACGAGAGGCGATCTCAGGAGAAACGGATTGATGGAGGAGATACGAAGGAGATCTGGAATTTGAATATGAGTATGCTTGATGCAACTTTTATATGTTTTGGAAGGGGTATAATTGTCATATTATTACGAATTTTTTATTAGTTGGATACGAaatcaataatttttaaaaatagggtATATGTTAAAAGGTGACATAAAAATAGGTTACGACCGCAAATCGCCCTCTCAAGTGGTGAAGCACCATTTTAGGTCCAACATATTTTGGGCCACTATCGATCGGCCCACAATTAGCCCACGAACCTATCTTCCATGAATTCCACCAAAGTCACAGAGATTCGTCTTTCTCCGCAAAACATTATTGGTAAATTAATTTCGTCTTTAATAGCTCCATTAACtcctcctttttcctttttttattgatcccaatttccaactttcaaaatGGCCGATAACTTGGACGAGGAACAAAGCTACACAGATAACAACGAGCAACAACAGAAAGTTCCAGAAGACCCAACACAACCCAAAACCCCAACCTCTACCACCACCACAGAACCACCATCAATGGCGGACACCGATTCAGCTCAAGCCCAAGAAACCGTTACTCACGAGACCCAAAACAAGCCGACGACCGTTTCATTTAGCATTTGGCCACCGACTCAACGTACTCGTGACGCCGTCACTAGCCGTCTCATCGAGTCTCTATCAACACCGTCCATACTCTCAAAACGGTACGGCACTATCCCCCACGACGAGGCTTCCGATATTGCTAAGCTGATTGAGGAGGAGGCTTTTACCGCCGCTGGATCCACAGCTATAGGTGATGACGATGGCATTGAGATACTTCAGGTTTATTCGAAGGAGATCAGTAAACGCATGCTTGACGCCGTTAAGTCCAGATCTGCTCCGTCTGCTGATGATTCTGCCGCTTTAACGGAGACTGAGAGTAAACCGTCATCGGAGCCTATCTCTGATTCGGCTGTCACGGGGGAAAACTCATCCGTTGAAACCGAATCCTGAAAATGCACCGAGGTCATGTTTTCTTAAGTATATGTCTCTGTTGTGAGAAAATTTCTAGGGTTCCGCTAATCTACAATTTACAAGCTGCGTTTTACCGTGAGATCATCTTTATGCTGTCTATGGATTATTAAAGTGGTTAAATGTAATGTTAGATATCTTGGAAATTGCTATCTAAAGGTGGTTGATGGATAAAGTTTGGATTTTGATGTGATGTTATCTTGGAAATTTCCTTTTAATGCCTTTTGATTTGCATGCTATTGACGGTTTCTGCTTATATATCAATGCCTTTTGTTATTGTGTACTTCATTTATTATATGTTTCATAGTAGTTCATTTAGTCATTTTTGTTCTTCTGTCGGTTGTGCTTAGACCTCCATAATTTTGGAAATCCTGGGTAGGTGGACTGTGTGAACTCTCGGTTTTATGTTAAGTTTTTTGCAGAATGAATTTATATGAAATTGCTTACTGCTGATGAAGAGATTGTAAGTCTATGAGAAATGATAGGAAACATATGTAAATGACTTGAAGTTTTCTGACAGTGAATTTCCTTCTACTCAGGGTATAGTCTGATAGCAACATAGGGACAGAGTAAGCCTTTTGTTGGTTACAATAAAGTCGTTCCTTCTATATCTAGGTATGAAGTCCATGTATAGTTCTAGATCTATCTATCGGAAAAGATATCTAGAAATTGATGTTAATTTGGTTTCAAGATCTATGAATAAGAGAAATTCCTAAATATCCATTCAAGAAATTAGATGAATAGGGAGGACAAAGCCAGCTGAGGAAATCACTAGATGTCCTATCGAAGCAGTAGATTCTGGAGATGATAAGACAAATGAAACATTCTTTTCAGGGAGAATTCTGTTGTTTCAGTTATAGATAGTGAGTTATCAGTAGCTTTTTGTTCATTAGTATTTACTTTATAGCTAGAGTATAGGAACCTAGACATGcatttcattttttccttttatgAGGCTGGTATGATTTGTTTGCTTCCCTGTATTTTGTTAGATGTTGAGGTCCAATTAGGATGGTGAAAGAGTACCTCTATTCTGAATTTGTATGGGCTGCAATCTATACTCATTTTTCAACTCCATGCACGTTCTAGAGAATCTTATAAATTTTGGAACCCAGAAAACTTGATCTGGATAAACTCCAAATTGTCACAAGGAGTAGTTGCGTGAGCAATGGTGGTAGTTCGGGTCCTCCTTATTGGAGTTTCATTCATCTTTTTATCTAGGATTAAAGTTACATTGTTTGGCTTCAAATTTTATTATGAAGCTCAATATTTTAGGTGAGTTAGTGCCAAAGAATTATTATGTGAAAGCATTGGATGGGTCTTTCATTATTATGTGAAATCATTATTATGTGAAAAAGGATTTCAGTTCACGGAACTTGTTACGAGGAGCCTGAGAATGAAAGGTAATGGTTGTTCGCTTTCAGTGTAACTTTTAATCTCATTGGATGGGTCTTTCAGTTTTATCTTTTTCATAGCTTCACGAATCTAAATTTTCTGCTTATCTTGGTAGTAGTGCTTTGACCAGCTTGAATCGTAGAGAACTTTGCTGAGAAGTAGAAGGTTTCTTGCTTATAAATCGTGTAACCCAGACTAACATAGCTAATCCTTGATAATTGTTAGGATGGTGTCTGTTATAGATTACAGCATATAGCTCAAATCCATGAGTAATAATACCCAGCAAGCAATAATAACCTTTAAAGTGGTATGTTGCTTTTGTATGACTTGTATACGGTTATGGCCTTGATTAATAGAAAGAATCAACTCTTTCTTAGAATTTGGGCTAGAATTCTGAGAAGTGTCATGTCAAAGAATAAGTGCAGCTTGCATCTATAACTGTAAGGAAGCAAAACAAGCTAGTCTTTCTTCAAATCCACAGTTTAAATAAATACCGGTCATTCTataacataaaagaaaaaagaacctttttggaaaagaaaagaagagaaaagaacaaTAACAAAAAGAAACACCCATTTATATTGGGTGCAATTCTATCGAAAATTATATGGTACATTGGTGGAGTAATATATTCATCTACAATGTCAAAAGGACATCCATTTAATTGAATGCATTGAATTCATAGCACAAAGAATATGCCTCGTCAAAACCTTGTTAGGAAAAAACTTATTGGAggaaatcctagtgaaggaaaaagagtacatagTTCTTTGTAATACTCATTGCTTGTTGCGTATTAATTAAGTGGATGTTCATTTGACATTATACATGAATGTGTTAATTAAACTTCATTAATGTATCTTGTAACTTTCCATGGAATTGCACCCCATATAATTGGATGTTTCAAGTCCAACAAGGACTCACTTGTGGAAATAAGAAGAGATCTCTCATTCTTTCATATTCTTGTCAATTCTCTTTGTGTTATTGTTCTTTCTCTTCTATTTTATAACAGGTCAGGGTTTCTTGACCCATCAAGTTTATTAGTATTGTCATATACGTGTGAAATGCAGGAAAGGGTAGTAAATTGTATGATGGAAGAATTTCAGCTCTGATATATGTTTTAAGTTTGTTTGGATTGTCCAGCCTGATTTTACGTCGGGACTTTGTCATTTCAGTTCCAGGAAGTGTATAGTCACTGCTGCACTTGTTCATTTGCTTATAGTTTTGCCaagttgtgtggtattcatatacAGCTGTTACATATACACAATTATGAGTTTGTATCAGCTATGTTTAATTTCCTCCCTGTTACTGGTGCGATAAGTATTGCTGAGACATGATTATTGTGATTCTCATAGAAATTTCTGAGTACAATGTATTATCGTTTTTAACTTCACGGATGTTATGGAGAATCTGATGAACTTGGGGACCAACTTATTAATGTGATGTGGAAGGTACTCCTCGTCGTCTGCTTGAAATGTAGTGTGTGCTCATATTTAACTTCATGCACGTCAGGGAGAATTTGATGAACTTCTTTACCAAGTAAAGCGGAATAGAATGAGGCTCAAGATTTGGCATAATGAGTTGTTGCtgatattgcaaatgtggatcTGCAACATTGTTGCTCATCTTATCTAGACTTATTAGGCTTGGCATGGTTGATTTGCTCAAGAATTTGCTATGCTTATGGAGTAGCCGAGAAAGGGGTGCAGGTTGAATTGTAGCAGCGAAGGAGCGTTGGCCTTATCATCTTCCTTGTATGTTCTCTCTTTCCTAAAGGTTTTATGGAAAAGAGCCAAATATACCCCTTAACTATCGGAAAATGGCCAAATATATTCCTTGTTATACTTTTGGTTCAAATATATTCCTCCCGTTATACTTTGGCCTAAATATACCCCTCATTTTAACGGAGGAACACATGTCATCATCCTATTGGTTTATTTTTTACTATCTCTAATTTATTAAAATCCAACTCATAACCCGATATCCAATTAAAATGAAAGTTTTGCTGCCTTCTTCTTCGTTGACTCCTTTCTTTTTTCCTCCGGGCAATATCGCTACTTTCACTTTTTCCCTCTCGTCCTCTTTCACGTCTAAAGAATACTCCGTAATAGAAAATAAACATTACTTTGATTTTTGATCTTTCTTGTTGTAGTAAAATGAAAGGGATTTTTTCGTTCCTACACACTATTTGAAATTTTATTACGAAAAATATTCAAGTTTTTGTTTTTACCCAACCTGAACATGTTTTagctacaaaatatatacaattcacCTTAAAAGGCTTTCAATCCATTATTAATGCtttcaattaagggatttagttataccccttttcttttttctccacCTTAAAGAAATTTTGGTTGAAATATAGTTGAACCAGAGAAGAAGACAAATTTGTATTGTATACCCAAATAGTATACAAATATACCAATTTAGTATACAATTCATTCCAACTATATACTATattagtatagctatatactatattGATATCATATGCTAGTTGAATCATTTTTTGGTTGTAAGCTGCATTTAATTGGTAtaatatttgattttcttttaataatagtaatatagtacaatatcttgaaatacCTTATTGTATTAATATGTGGtacactatttttttatttttctctttatgcatgtgtgttatgtaatagtagtatagtcatataaTTGTCGGGAATTAACTAATAAAACTATATACCATATTGGTATAGTTATAtgccatattggtatcatatggtatTTTGAacattgttttggttgttttagctgcattttaagtgaattctattaTGAAATTACTTATATGAGCATGAGTTGCAATGCTGGAATTTTTGTGTGCCGATGGACATAAATTATGTGTATTATATAATAGTTTTTATAGTTATAGGCAATTGTTGGAACGATCCCATACAACTATACACCCTCTTAGTATACGAAATGAGCAAGTTATTTTGCGAATATTTAGCTTGTAATACGAGCATGTAATTTTTTTATACTTTTGTTGCGTCCTTTAATGTTTTGGTACAGTAGTATAGTTGCAGATAGTTGTAACAATATTCTAGAGAAATCATATGCTCTGTTGGTGTACATATATACCATATTGGTATCACATGGTACTATAAGTCTTTTTTCTACTTATACTTTTGTTGCATTTttcaatattttattatcatttttattctAACTAGTATATATGGAGATTTGGTTGCTGTAGATTATGTTTTCTTGCTCGATAGCTGGTTGTATTACTGCTAATGGTAGAGTGTGTACTGATATTTATAGGGAAGAAGATCAAGGTTTGCATGACAAACACATGTTGATTCTTAGAATCTGATTATGTAATTTATGGTACTCAACAACAGTCAATGTGATATTCAGTGAATTAGATCAAGTGACAACagatattatttcagtttaataattgaatttaaaaaatgagaaagaaaaaaaaaacaaaaggtatattgtactagttatattaaaaaaggtaaacaaatatttactatatcaattattttttcttattgtataaaaaaagaataataaaaattagtgaaaacggtaaatgaaattagattatgaagagaaaaaaaatataaaaaaaaaagaagttaaatgaaattagaaaaggaaaaaataaaaaaataagaagaaaacgagaaaaaagaaaaggagaaaagaaaaaaagcatagaaataaaaaagaattggagaataaagaaaaatttccccacaaaaactactatgggttggaaatgtaattagtttatgggtagaaaaaTAAATGGGTAGACAAGagtaaatagttttatttttgtgggTAACTGTATCATTCTCCAAAACACAAGGGCTATCACCAAAGAAAGATTTtgtatacaaaagacatattgtcttttgtatattttgtatttgatttATACACAGTAACTATATATTAtgcaatttatctacaattttcatacattatttctattcagttaaatacaactacaatatcatacaacttaattatcgggtattatacaatgtcttttgtatattttgtatttgatttatacatagtaaaaataaatttcatccaactaattatatattttataacttttttacaacttatctacaacttttatatattatttttacccagttatatacaactacagtatcatataacttaaatacaatttttatacaatatgtctttgtatatattttgtatctgatttgtatatattttgtctGTAGTGTGTGCTTCTTCCTCTCTAAAATTCCAATCAAAACTTACTCTCTTAATACAATATCAATAACTTTATGTAAAAAGATTGTATtgataacttaaatacaaattttatacaatgatTCATATATTATACAATcgtgttcaactttcatacaacattcaaataaaaaatatatataaccaACAGAATACAATTTACATACAATTATACTACAACTTTATTATAATTCTAGAAGTATATTGTAtgccatgtcttcttcttctaagccattaaaaagctttcaatctgaaattcagccaaaatcaagtctaatcttcaccaaacaccctcaaaattgagatataaactccaaataatattctcaattatttgcaacaacacccaatccaaacaaataatggtttttgaaaactcaaattcgaattcaaatcTTCAAAACTTTTTAGTGGCTCTCAATGGTGGAGAGTCAAACACCCTCAAAATTTATTAATTGACAATTTTAATTTGAATACCAATTGTgcaacatgaaaaaaaaaattgctaaGTTAAACTATATAGTAAAACTATTGAAATCCATTGATGAATTCCATTAAAAATTATACAACAATGAAAGGATAAAAAATAGAGGACATTAGAGGAAGAAacagagagagacagagagagagcgtaggagagagagatagagagagacggagagagagagagagagagagcgcatGAAGGAGaaagaataaggatgagaaataattgattccttattcaacaacaacaacaacaacaacccagtgtaatcccactagtggggtctggggagggtagtgtgtacgcagaccttacccctaccccgaaggagtagagaggctgtttccgaaagaccctcggctcaataaGACAAAAGGACAAAAGAAAACAATATTAGTAATACCACAGAAACAATATGAaagaaatacatatatatatatgaaaaataagaacaacatgaaatcaagaGGAATGATACCAAGCAAAAACAAAATAGTATCCTTACCAAACTAGTCTCCCAAAGTTATGACATAAGACAATACTCAgctacctcctagcctacaaccttaatactcgacctccatatTCCTATCAAGTGCCATGTCTTCGGATAC comes from the Nicotiana sylvestris chromosome 4, ASM39365v2, whole genome shotgun sequence genome and includes:
- the LOC138890372 gene encoding uncharacterized protein, whose protein sequence is MQIDNQHTIQQSFLLPSAMISNNEDEVNMELIPITSDRIEEIAESSSASQKSRKRVRRKLKESPPCKILRHDALPKEIMFKEILAEMHRGQMWLEFVACIRGTPEENYQILPSYLHMMVCKNPGTYTSIKRDTHNRFAYMFFAHAASVAGWSYCRPVIAVDAMFLKSKYRGVLFVDVSKDANNQIFPLCFGVAESENNEEYIWFFEEMRKSIQVRRELVFLSDRNQSIANGIRKKFPETHHGIYLYHFEKNLKQRHAKATVINLFQSAARSYKCEDFNQLMSQLKSIDKETYNYIMEEPPERWARSWFPRRRYDMLTTNMVESMNSILLKEREMSILRMLDFIQEKLGEWFYERRKKANETFHRVSIWTEEEMTKKMDLACKIFVFNLDSMLFRINSEGIEFIVDLKRTYDCLEFQLDELPCPHAIVVINKRYLQKSDYCSNWYSKETWLKIYEGHVNTVGDQKSWDIPQNVQSEITKPPDVEILQGRRQKKRHILVTESVPFKSTKCSRCKQIGHNRTTCLSSPAAHHIQRNTLKNTSTFNNPRSEFRLSLLYDIFEM
- the LOC104236919 gene encoding MFP1 attachment factor 1-like — its product is MADNLDEEQSYTDNNEQQQKVPEDPTQPKTPTSTTTTEPPSMADTDSAQAQETVTHETQNKPTTVSFSIWPPTQRTRDAVTSRLIESLSTPSILSKRYGTIPHDEASDIAKLIEEEAFTAAGSTAIGDDDGIEILQVYSKEISKRMLDAVKSRSAPSADDSAALTETESKPSSEPISDSAVTGENSSVETES